From the genome of Corallococcus macrosporus DSM 14697:
AGAAGGGGACTTCCGCCTTCCCCCGGCGCGGCGCGCGGCCGCGGATGGAGTGGCGACAAGCCGAAGCCCCCGGCCCTGACCTCAGGGCTGCCCGTTCACAGTGGCGGGACCGCGCCGGACTCTCACCGGCTTCCCTCTTGAAAGCCCGACATGGGCACCCAAGGGCGCGCCCTTTGTAGGAGGTCACCTCCGGCGGGTCAAGCTCACCGGGGACGCCCGCGAGGACGCGCTCAAGGCCTGCTCGAAGGCGTACTTCTGGAGGAACACCAGCGCCACGTTCCCCAGCGTGAGCCGGGAGCGGCACAGCAGCGGCGCGGGCCGGCCCGGGAGTATCAGCACGCCGTCCTGGTACGTCCCTCGCTCGCTCTCCAGGTCCGTCACGCTCCACAGCCCGGTGTGCGGCTCCCGACGGAAGCGTGCGTGCAGGCGGGACACCGTGGACTCGGCCAGGACGATGTCGCACTCGGCACCACTTCCCACCGTCACCTCGGCGTCCGCCGGACGAAGCCGCGGGCGCAGCTCCAGCACCACGGTCCGCGACTCCGTGCTCCCAAGAGGTGGACGCGCCGCGCCAACCCGCGTCCGCGGGGACGTGGGCTCCCACAGCAGCACGGGCCAGCTTCCGTCATGGGCCCGCGCGTCGCGGGGGGTTGGCTGGAACACGCGCACCCTCCTGGTCCTCACCGGATGGGAATGGACGCGCGCAACATGGACACGCGGTTGTCACCGCGCCAGTTCTTTCCCACCCGGAGCTGTCGGATTCCGCGGGCGGAGTCGCTCGGGCGACGCGCCTTTCGACTACCACACGTCCGGCGTGCCCGCGTCCTCGCAGCCCACGCCCGAATCCGCGTCCTGGGCGGCCCGCTCACAGTCCAGGAACGCCTCGTAGGCCTCCAGCGCCATCGCGTCATCGGTGGAGAAGGAGCCCGTCCCGCTGTCCGAAATCCGCAGCCTCGCGACTGGGTCCTCCACCGCGCAGCCCCCACCCCAGGCGAGCAGCGCCAGCACGAACAGGTGCCTCGTGTGCAGCGGCTTCATCGGCGTTCACCCCTCATGGGAAGAGCATCATCGTGACGTTCAGCCGGGGACGGACGGCCCAGCCCTCACGGAACGGCTGGAATCCCTGCGCGTCCACGAAGCCCAGGATGGGGCGGCCGAAGACGACGTCCATGGCCAACGAGCCCTCCACGCCGAAGTACCGCGAGAAGCGCCAGCGCAGGGAGGTATCCGGCCCGGTCATGAAGGAAGGAATGTAGCGAGGGCCCGCGACGTCCACGCCGCTCACCAGGGGCACCGCCGTCCGGCCGAAGACGAGGAGCCCCGCCCCCGCGCCGACGGCCCACCGCCATTCACCGGAGCGCAGCACGGGCGTGTCCAACCAGAGGCCCAAGGCAAACTGCTCCAGCTTCACTTCCGTGCGGGCTTCCTCCAGGCGCACCGGGAGCCCCACCATGAACTGGAAGCGGAAGCGCAGCCGGGGCAGCTCCCAGCCGGAGCCAATCACCCCCCCCTGGTAGCCCAGGGAGCCATACCCGTCGAGCGAGGTCAGGGCCCCGGCCAGCAACTGCCACTGCACGGACGGCGATGCCTGGGCCGGTGGAGCGAGCTCCGCCACGGGTGCATCCGCCACCTTCGCCGCAAGCGAGGTGGACCCCGCGAGGAGCCCTCCCAACACGCCGAGTCGCAGCCGCACGGTGCCCGATGCCATGCGGGCAACGCTACCGCCCTGGCCTGGAGGGAGGAAGCCCCTCGCCCGGCCGCTCAACAGGTCGTTGCGACCAGGAACGAACGAAGCCGCCTCCACCTGCGCGCCTGTGCGCGCGTGACTATCGATTCCAGAGGGATGCGGATCCAGATTGGAAAGAGCAGCTCACCCGATTGTGAGGCTGCCGCCCGGGAGGCAGTCACGGACGCCCTGCGAGGAGCAGACGCGCCCACCTTCGCCCTGGTCCTCTGCACGGACCAGTATGACGCGAGGGGCCTGGCGTCGGCGCTCCGGCGGGAAATCGGGGACCTCCCCTGGGCTGGCTGCTGCGCGGCGGGGGTCTTCGCGGGCACCGAGCTGCTGCTCCAGGGAATGGTGGTCGCGCTCTTCCAGGGCCTGGACGTGCGGGTGGGGACAGGAATCGGTGGGCCCGTCAGCCAGGACCCCAGAGCGGCCGGGCGCGACGCGGTGGCACGCGCCGTCGGGAAGCTGCCACCCAAGCCGCCCGGGCGTCGCCGGGCGCTCCTCCTCTTCCCGGACGCGCTGAGCGGGAACCCAACGGAGGTCGTGCGCGGGGCGCAGCAGGAGGCGGGGTCGAGCGTCGTCTGGGCGGGCGGCGGAGCGGGAGGCGACCTCCGGCACCCCACGACGGCGGAGTTCGTGGAGGGGCAGGCGTACCGGGACCAGGCGGTGGTGATTGCCATTGATACCCAGGAGCCGATGGGCGTCGGGATTCAGCACGGCTGGTATCCCTACGGTCCACCGACCCAGGTCACGAAGGCCCGCGACTCGACCGCCATCGAGCTCGACTACGAGCGCGCGTTCGAGGTCTACCGGCGCACGGCCGCGAGCCGCGGCGACGCGCTGGACGAACAGGGCTTCGCCCGCTTCGCGATGACCCACCCGCTGGGGATTCCCCAGGCCAACGGAGAGTTCGTGATTCGCGACCCCATCTCCATCGGCCCCGACGGCTCGGTCCGCTGCGTCGCGGAGATTCCCGATGGCTCACTGGTCCGGGTGATGGAGGGCGCGCGCGTGGACCTGATGAACGCGGCAGCGAGCGCCGCCACCCTGGCTCGGAAGGGGACCGCTGGCGCGCCAGGCGGCGCGGTCGTGTTCGATTGTTTCTCGCGCTACCCCATCCTGGGCGAGGAGATCCGGGACGAGCTTTCACGCATCCAGGGGGCGCTCGGGGAGACCACTCCGCTCGTGGGCTGTCTGACCCTGGGCGAGGTGGGGGCCATGGGGGGGGGCGTTCCGCAGTTCCACAACAAGACGGTGGTGGTGCTCGCCCTTCCGGGGTGATGGGACGAGGTCGGACATGGCGGACCCTTGCGTGGACGCGGACCGGAAGCTCACCGAGGAGCGACTCGCGCTGCTGAGCGTGCTCCAGGAGCTCACCGTCGCGGCGCTCGACCTCTTCCACCCGAACAAATCCGCGGACGCGTTCATGGACCGCATCGCGGAGCGGCTGGGCTGCACGGTGGCCCTCTGGGTCCAGGTGGATGCGCGGGGGCAGGTCGGCCTCCAGGGCGCGAGCGGGCTCTCCGCCGCGTCCCGCCGGCTCCCCATCCCCACCCCTTCCGAGCCCGCCGGGAAGCAGGGGCCCGCCGCGCTGGGGCTGCCCTTCCCGGAGCTGGAGACGCCGGGGCTCGTGCGCTGGTCCTTGCCCATCATGGCCACGGGCGCGGAGCCCAGCGCCAGCGCGCTGCTGCTGTACTTCGACCGGGAGCCGCGCCTGCCACGACAGTACCGAGGCATGGTGGAGCGCCTCGGCGGCGTGCTCCGGACCGTGCTCATGCACCGGCGGCTCTTCACGCGGACGCTGGACAGCGAGCGCGCCCTCCAGCACGAGCGAGACTTCAGCGCGGCGGTGCTGGACACGGCCCGCGCGCTCGTCATCGTCCTGGACGCGGAGGGCCGGATCGTCCGCTTCAACCGCGCCTGCCAGGAGGTGACCGGCTACTCCTTCGAGGAGCTGCGCGGCGCGCGGTTCTGGCAGCAGCTCCAGGCTCCGGAAGAAGCGGCGCGTGTCGAGCGGGACTTCGCCCAGCTCGCCGCGGGCCAGGGGCGGACACAGTACGAGGGTTGCTGGCTCACGCGCGCGGGGGAGCGCCGCCTCATCTCCTGGTCCAGCAACGTCCTCCGCGGCCAGACGGGGGCGGTCGAATTCATCATCGGCACCGGCATCGACATCACCGAGCAACGCCGGGCCGAGCAGGAGCGCGACCAGACCTTCCTGCGCGAGCAGCAGGCGCGGGCCCGGGCCGAGGCGCAGGAGGGGAGGTCCGCGTTCCTGTCAGAAGCCTCCGGCCTGCTCGCCGGCTCGCTCGTCCCCGAGGACGCGCTCCGGGACGTGGCGGCGCTGACCGTCCAACAATTCGCGGACTGGTGCGCGGTGGACCTGCTGGTCGGCGACCATTCCCCTCAGCGAGTCGCGGTGGCCCGCTCCCAGGCCCTGCGGGCCAGGTGGCCCGAGAGGGACGACGCCGCGCCGCCGGACCTCAATGCCACGCACGGCCCGGGGCGGGTGCTCCGCCGCGGTGAGCCGGAGTTCTTCCTCGAGGGCTGCGACGCCGCGGCGCCCGGGTGCGGAGTCCTCGAGTTCCCGTCCTGGCTGTCGGTGCCGCTCCTCGCGCGCGGCCGGACGCTCGGCGCGCTCACCCTCGCCCGGCTGGACGGCGGGAACCGCTATGGCCTGGCCGAGCGCATCCTCGCGCAGGAGCTGGCGCGCCGCGCGGCCATGGCCGTGGACAACGCCCGGCTCTATCAGGAGGCCCAGCAGGCCATCGGCCTTCGCGATGAGTTCCTCTCCGTCGCCTCCCACGAGCTGAAGACCCCGGTCACCTCGCTCCAGCTCTCCATCCAGGGCCTGCTGCGCCGCGCCCGGTCGGGAGCGCTCCGCACCAGCTCGGCGGAGACCGTGGCCCGCTCCGTTGAAGGCATCGAGCGCCAGGCGATGCGCATGGCGAAGCTCGTCAACACGCTGCTCGATGTCTCGCGCATCCATGCCGGGCGGCTCGAACTGGAGCTGGAGGAGGTGGACCTCGCCGCGCTGGTCCGGGACATCGCGGCGCGCTTCGCCCCCGAGCTGGCCCTCTCCGGCGCCGCGCTCCAGGTTCACGCCGACACACCCATGCCAGGACTCTGGGACCGCTCTCGGCTCGACCAGATTGTCACCAACCTGCTCTCGAACGCCATCAAGTACGGCGAGGGCAAGCCCATTGAAATGCAGGTCGGCGGGGACGCCAGGACCGCCCTCCTGGAAGTGAGGGACCAGGGAATCGGCATCCCGGGGGAACGACAGGCGCTGATATTCCGGGCCTTCGAGCGCGCGGTGTCGTCGCGCCACTACGGAGGGCTGGGCCTGGGCCTCCATATCGTCAGCCAGCTCGTTGAACGGCTGGGAGGCGTGGTCCGGGTCCAGAGCGAGGCGGGGCGCGGCGCCACCTTCACGGTCGCGCTCCCACGCGGCGGCCCCGCCGCGCCGCGGCCCGCTCCAGCGGACCTGCCCCTGGACGCGGAGCCCGCATGAGCGCGGCGCCGCGCTCTCGGCCCCTGAGAAGGCGCTGGAGTCCGGCTGTCCGTCCTCGCGGCGGGACGGTTCTCACATCCGCGCACGGTGTGCGGAGCTGACTCCGAGGAGACCACCGCTGGCACGCCGGCTGCTCAAGCCCTCGCCGACCTCAGGCGGTCAAGCCGACGAGGCAGCCGCGCCGTGGTGGCGCGATGCGGAGTGTGGAGGTGGATGATGCTGACGGCGGGTAAGCGACTGGCGGTCTTCTCCATTCGCGAGGGCAAGGGCGGGAGCATCTGGGTGCGGGCGGGGAGCGCGTTCGTGAACAAGGATGGCTCGCTCAACGTGTTGCTGGACGTGCTGCCGCTGGACGGGAAGCTGCACGTGCGCGAGGCGGCGGAGAAGCGCGACACGGCGGGGATGAGCGGGGGCCGCTACGCGGGCGAGCTGGGGCTGGACGCGGCGCCGGTGGGGGGCCACTCGTGAGGGCGCTGTGCGCGGTGGTGGTGGGCCTGCTCTTGTGCGGGCCCGGGGTGGCGGTGGCGGCGAAGACGCGCACGCAGCACACGGGGACGGTCAACCTCAACGAGGCCACCGCGGCGGAGCTGGACTTGCTGCCGGGCGTCGGTGAGAAGGCGGCGCAGCGCATCATCGCGCACCGCCAGAAGCGGCCCTTCAAGCGCGTGGAGGAGCTGGTGCGCGTGAAGGGCTTCGGCAAGAAGAAGTTCCTCAAGCTCAAGGCGCATCTGGCGCTGAGCGGGCCCACGACGCTGCGAGTCGAAACGGTGGCCGCCCCTCCTGAGAGAAAGGAGGTGAGCGCGACGAACGACTGAGCCTGAAGCTCCGGTGAAGGGGGGCCGCCGCCCGGGATTTCTCTCGTGGCCCACGGCGGCGGCCCGGCCCTGGACGGGCCCATGAGGGGCAAACAGGGAAGCGCCCCGTGGGAGCGGTAGCCATCCAGGGGTGGATTGGTACCATCCGCCGCCATGAACCGACGCCTCATGAACCTGCTGACCGCGGTGCCCGTCACGGCCGCGCTGGTTGCTCCGCCCGTGCTCGCCTGCACCAGCATGCTGGTCTCCAAGGGCGCCACGGCGGATGGCGCCACCTTCGTCACCTACGCCGCGGACGCGCACGAGCTGTACGGCGAGCTGTACTACACGCCCGCGCGCCGCCACGCGCCCGGCGCCATGCGCGACATCTTCGAGTGGGACACCGGCAAGTTCCTGGGCCGCATCCCCCAGCCCGCCGCGACATATTCGGTGGTGGGCAACATGAACGAGCACCAGCTCTCCATCGGTGAGTCCACGTTCGGCGGCCGCGAGGAGCTGGCGGGCCCCGCGGGCATCATCGACTACGGCTCGCTCATCTACATCGCGCTGGAGCGCGCGAAGACGGCGCGCGAGGCCATCCAGGTCATGACGACCCTGGTCGGCGTGCACGGCTATGCGTCCAGCGGCGAGTCGTTCTCCATCGCCGACCCGAAGGAGGCCTGGCTGCTGGAGATGATTGGCAAGGGCAAGGGCGAGAAGGGCGCGGTGTGGGTGGCCCGCAAGCTGCCCGACGGCTACCTCTCCGCGCACGCCAACCAGGCGCGCATCGGCACCTTCCCGCTCAACGACAAGCAGACGACGCTCTACTCCCCGGACGTCATCTCCTTTGCCCGGGCGAAGGGCTGGTTCAAGGGCGCGGACAAGGACTTCAACTTCGCGGAGACGTACAACCCCATCGACTTCGGCGGGCAGCGCTTCTCCGAGGCGCGCGTGTGGAGCATCTTCCGCCGCGCGGCCCCGTCGCTGAAGCTGGGCGCGGAGTACGCGGATGGCTCCACGCCGAAGAAGCGGCTGCCGCTGTGGGTGAAGCCGGACAAGAAGCTGTCCGTGCAGGACACCATGGCGCTGATGCGGGACCACTTCGGGGGCACCCCGCTGGACATGACCAAGGACGTGGGCGCGGGGCCCTACGCGGTGCCGTACCGCTGGCGGCCCATGACGTGGGAGGTGGACGGCAAGCAGTACGTCCACGAGCGCGCCATCTCCACGCAGCAGACGGGCTTCTCCTTCGTCGCGCAGATGCGGGACTGGCTGCCGGCGCCCATTGGCGGCGTGCTCTGGTTCGGCGTGGATGACACCTTCACCACCGTCTACACGCCCATGTACGCCGGCATCCGGCAGGTGCCGCGCAACTTCGCGCAGGGCGTGGCCAGCCGCGGTGAGTTCTCCTGGGACTCGTCCTTCTGGGTGTTCAACTGGGTGTCGAACCAGGCCTACGCGCGCTGGAGCGACATGGTGGTGGACGTGCAGCGCGAGCAGGGCGCCCTGGAGGGCCAGTTCCTCGCGGACCAGGCCGACATCGAGAAGCGCGCCCAGGAGCAGTTCAAGCGCAGCCCCGAGGAGGCGCGGCAGTACCTCACCGACTACTCGCTCCAGCAGGGCGAGAAGGTCCACACCCGCTGGCGCAAGCTCGGTGAGACGCTGCTCGTGAAGTACATCGACGGCAACGTGCGCGACGAGCAGGGCAAGGTGAACCACCCCAAGTACCCGGACGCCTGGTACCGGCGCATCGTGCAGGAGAACGGCAAGGTGTTGCAGATGCCCGCGAAGCCCGCCGCCGCCCCGGCGCCCGCCGCGCCCGCGCAGAAGCCCGCGCCCAAGCCCACCGTGGCCCCCGCGCCGTAGCCGTCTCGCCCCGGAGCGGGGAGCCCTCCCCCGCTCCGCGCCACGGCCCGGCAACGCGCCCCGTGCGCCTCAGCCCCCGGCATCCGTCATCGGGCTGATGATTCCTGTTCCCCCCCCCTCTGCGCACAACTCGGCCACATAGGCACCGAGAATGGGAA
Proteins encoded in this window:
- a CDS encoding FHA domain-containing protein — protein: MFQPTPRDARAHDGSWPVLLWEPTSPRTRVGAARPPLGSTESRTVVLELRPRLRPADAEVTVGSGAECDIVLAESTVSRLHARFRREPHTGLWSVTDLESERGTYQDGVLILPGRPAPLLCRSRLTLGNVALVFLQKYAFEQALSASSRASPVSLTRRR
- a CDS encoding FIST signal transduction protein codes for the protein MRIQIGKSSSPDCEAAAREAVTDALRGADAPTFALVLCTDQYDARGLASALRREIGDLPWAGCCAAGVFAGTELLLQGMVVALFQGLDVRVGTGIGGPVSQDPRAAGRDAVARAVGKLPPKPPGRRRALLLFPDALSGNPTEVVRGAQQEAGSSVVWAGGGAGGDLRHPTTAEFVEGQAYRDQAVVIAIDTQEPMGVGIQHGWYPYGPPTQVTKARDSTAIELDYERAFEVYRRTAASRGDALDEQGFARFAMTHPLGIPQANGEFVIRDPISIGPDGSVRCVAEIPDGSLVRVMEGARVDLMNAAASAATLARKGTAGAPGGAVVFDCFSRYPILGEEIRDELSRIQGALGETTPLVGCLTLGEVGAMGGGVPQFHNKTVVVLALPG
- a CDS encoding sensor histidine kinase; this translates as MADPCVDADRKLTEERLALLSVLQELTVAALDLFHPNKSADAFMDRIAERLGCTVALWVQVDARGQVGLQGASGLSAASRRLPIPTPSEPAGKQGPAALGLPFPELETPGLVRWSLPIMATGAEPSASALLLYFDREPRLPRQYRGMVERLGGVLRTVLMHRRLFTRTLDSERALQHERDFSAAVLDTARALVIVLDAEGRIVRFNRACQEVTGYSFEELRGARFWQQLQAPEEAARVERDFAQLAAGQGRTQYEGCWLTRAGERRLISWSSNVLRGQTGAVEFIIGTGIDITEQRRAEQERDQTFLREQQARARAEAQEGRSAFLSEASGLLAGSLVPEDALRDVAALTVQQFADWCAVDLLVGDHSPQRVAVARSQALRARWPERDDAAPPDLNATHGPGRVLRRGEPEFFLEGCDAAAPGCGVLEFPSWLSVPLLARGRTLGALTLARLDGGNRYGLAERILAQELARRAAMAVDNARLYQEAQQAIGLRDEFLSVASHELKTPVTSLQLSIQGLLRRARSGALRTSSAETVARSVEGIERQAMRMAKLVNTLLDVSRIHAGRLELELEEVDLAALVRDIAARFAPELALSGAALQVHADTPMPGLWDRSRLDQIVTNLLSNAIKYGEGKPIEMQVGGDARTALLEVRDQGIGIPGERQALIFRAFERAVSSRHYGGLGLGLHIVSQLVERLGGVVRVQSEAGRGATFTVALPRGGPAAPRPAPADLPLDAEPA
- a CDS encoding ComEA family DNA-binding protein, translating into MRALCAVVVGLLLCGPGVAVAAKTRTQHTGTVNLNEATAAELDLLPGVGEKAAQRIIAHRQKRPFKRVEELVRVKGFGKKKFLKLKAHLALSGPTTLRVETVAAPPERKEVSATND
- a CDS encoding dipeptidase, with protein sequence MNRRLMNLLTAVPVTAALVAPPVLACTSMLVSKGATADGATFVTYAADAHELYGELYYTPARRHAPGAMRDIFEWDTGKFLGRIPQPAATYSVVGNMNEHQLSIGESTFGGREELAGPAGIIDYGSLIYIALERAKTAREAIQVMTTLVGVHGYASSGESFSIADPKEAWLLEMIGKGKGEKGAVWVARKLPDGYLSAHANQARIGTFPLNDKQTTLYSPDVISFARAKGWFKGADKDFNFAETYNPIDFGGQRFSEARVWSIFRRAAPSLKLGAEYADGSTPKKRLPLWVKPDKKLSVQDTMALMRDHFGGTPLDMTKDVGAGPYAVPYRWRPMTWEVDGKQYVHERAISTQQTGFSFVAQMRDWLPAPIGGVLWFGVDDTFTTVYTPMYAGIRQVPRNFAQGVASRGEFSWDSSFWVFNWVSNQAYARWSDMVVDVQREQGALEGQFLADQADIEKRAQEQFKRSPEEARQYLTDYSLQQGEKVHTRWRKLGETLLVKYIDGNVRDEQGKVNHPKYPDAWYRRIVQENGKVLQMPAKPAAAPAPAAPAQKPAPKPTVAPAP